In the genome of Mycobacteriales bacterium, the window GGCAAGGTCGTCGTCGACTGCGTCAACCCGTTGGGCTTCGACGCGCAGGGGGCTTATGCGTTGGCGGTCCCCCAGGGCAGTGCCGCCCAACAGGCAGCTGCGTTGCTGCCGGACAGCACGGTGGTGGCCGCTTTCCATCACGTGAGTGCAGTCCTGCTGCTCGATCCCGGGATCGAGACCATCGATACGGACGTGCTGGTGCTCGGTGACGATCGACCCTCGACAGATCTCGTGCAACGCCTCGTCGAGCGGATCGCCGGAATGCGTGGGATCTACGCCGGACGGCTGCGCAATGCCGGCCAGGTCGAGGGGTTGACCGCCAACCTCGTGTCGGTCAACCGGCGATACAAGGCACACGCAGGTCTGCGGATCACCGACGTCTGAGCCGAGCTACTCGAACGAGTGCTCCGGACCGGGATAGCTGCCCTCGACGACGGCTTCGGCGTACGCCCGGGCGGCATCGGTGATGATGCTGCGGATGTCGGCGAAGCGGCGGACGAAGCGCGGCGTCGGACCGGAGTTGAGGCCGACCATGTCGGTCCAGACCATCACCTGGGCGTCACACTCGGGACCCGCGCCGATGCCGATGGTCGGGATGCGGATCTCTTTCGTGATCCGTGCCGCAACGTCGACCGGGATCATCTCGAGCACGACCGCGAACGCGCCGGCGTCCTGAAGGGCGACCGCCTGCTCGAGCAGGTCGTCGGCAGCGTCGCCGCGGCCCTGGACCCGGTATCCGCCGAGCCCGTGCTCGCTCTGCGGCGTGAAGCCGATGT includes:
- the npdG gene encoding NADPH-dependent F420 reductase, which produces TDTVEIESIRLAFLGGTGDQGRGLARRFALAGHRVILGSRQQARAEQAALQLRESVSDPALVTGATNDIAAEQGDVVVVAVPWEGHEALVRSVAPVLAGKVVVDCVNPLGFDAQGAYALAVPQGSAAQQAAALLPDSTVVAAFHHVSAVLLLDPGIETIDTDVLVLGDDRPSTDLVQRLVERIAGMRGIYAGRLRNAGQVEGLTANLVSVNRRYKAHAGLRITDV